From Leifsonia sp. fls2-241-R2A-40a, one genomic window encodes:
- a CDS encoding Lrp/AsnC family transcriptional regulator, producing the protein MSTPRAANGHKAAVIDDVSKAIIEQLQVDGRKSYAEIGKAVGLSEAAVRQRVQKLTESGVMQIVAVTDPMQLGFYRQAMIGVRCTGDTRAVADKLAAMPDVDYVVLTAGTFDILAEVVCENDLDLITMLNSEIRTLEGVLSTETFVYLKLHKQFYNWGTR; encoded by the coding sequence ATGAGTACCCCTCGGGCGGCGAACGGCCACAAGGCTGCGGTCATCGACGACGTCTCCAAGGCGATCATCGAGCAACTGCAGGTGGATGGCCGCAAGTCCTATGCGGAGATCGGCAAGGCCGTCGGTCTCAGCGAGGCGGCTGTGCGCCAGCGCGTGCAGAAGCTGACCGAGTCGGGTGTGATGCAGATCGTGGCCGTGACCGATCCCATGCAGCTCGGGTTCTACCGGCAGGCGATGATCGGCGTGCGCTGCACGGGCGACACGCGTGCGGTGGCCGACAAGCTGGCCGCCATGCCCGACGTGGACTACGTGGTGCTGACAGCCGGCACCTTCGACATCCTCGCCGAGGTGGTGTGCGAGAACGACCTCGACCTCATCACGATGCTCAACTCCGAGATCCGGACGCTGGAGGGCGTGCTCTCCACCGAGACGTTCGTGTATCTGAAACTCCACAAACAGTTCTACAACTGGGGAACGCGATAA